A segment of the Brevundimonas sp. M20 genome:
AAGTCCGTGGCGAAGTGATCCTTCAGCACCTTGGGGTATTTCTGGAAAATCGTGCTTTCGGACGGCTTCTCGATGTGGCTTTCAAGGGCGATGACGCCCTTGGACTTCATCGTCTTGGTCAGCTGGAACAGAAGGGACAGCAGGTCCTTGTAGTCCTGCTTCTTCCACTTGGGGCCGGCGAACGCCTTGCCCAGACCGCCCAGCGAGGACTTCAGGACAGGCACGCTGTTCGAAATCAGGAAGGCCGCAATGCCGGCGCCGCCGATGGCCATCAGCTCGTGAGGCGCGGCGTGCAGGATCACCTCGAACTTGCCGCCCGAGATAGCGTAGCTGCCGAACACCAGGGCGAACAGCAGCACAATGCCGATAATCTGGAACATGGAAGACGGGGAGCCCCAACGCGCGAGAGGCCCTGATCTTCGACGTTAATGATTAACCGGCGATTGCCGAAAGGCTCCGCAATTGTGCGAAGCCGGGATCAGAGGCGGGTTTCGCCGCTCAGGATCCCTGCGCGGGCCGCCTCGGTCAGTTTCGTGTAGCCGCTCTTGCCGCCGCGAACGTACAGGGCGCCGTCGACCTTTTCCGGGTCGAAGCCGTCGGCGACCAGATCGACCTTGCGATACTTGAAGGTGCCGGTGGTCTCGGCCTCCTTGATAAGGCGGACAAACGCGGGCCGGGCGTAGGAGGGCAGTTCCTGATCGACCCATTCGGCGAAGGTTTTTGCCGAGAAGCGGCCGTCGATCACCAGCGCGACCATGCCCGCCTTGCCTTCCTGACCCGGGACGGGAACGCCGTAGGCGATGACCTCCTTGACGCCCGGCGCATCGGCGAGGCGTTGCTCGACCTCGGCGGTCGAGACGTTCTCGCCCTTCCAGCGATAGGTGTCGCCGATCCGGTCGATGAAATAGATGTAGCCGTCCGAGTCCTGCTTCATCAGATCGCCGGTGCGGAACCAGCGGTCGCCTCGCACGAAGACGTCGCGCAGGATCTTCTTCTCGGATGCGGCCTTGTCGGCATAGCCGGAGAATGCGTGGCGGGTGTCGTCGCCGATCATGCCGATGGCTTCCCCGACCTCGCCCGGTTTGGCCAGCTGGCACAGGCCGTCAGCGCCCCGCACCGGCAGCTCGGTGTCGATATCGAAGCGGACCAGCTTGCAGTTGATCTGTTTCTTGAGGAAGCCCGGGATGCGACCGATGGCCCCCGCCTTGCCGTCGAAATTGAACAGCGAGACGTTGCCCTCGGTCGAGCCGTAGAATTCCATGATGTTCGGGACGGCGAACCGCTTCTGGAAGTCTTCCCAGACGTCGGGACGAAGCCCGTTGCCGAAGGCGAGGCGCAGCTTGTGGCTCCGCTCGTCCGGCGCTTCCGGGCAGTTCACCAGATAGCGGCACAGCTCGCCGATATAGACAAACAGGGTCGCACCCGAGGCCTTCACGTCCGGCCAGAAGCTGGAGGCGGAGAAGCGCTTGCGCAGCACCAGCCTGCCGCCGTTCAGCAGCGCCGGGCCGATGCCGACCAGGCCGCCGGTCGAGTGGTAAAGCGGCAGGACGTTGAAGGTCACATCCTTGTCCGTGCCCGCCGTGGCGCCGGCGAAGGCCCGCATGTAGGTGCGGGCGCGGGCATGGGTGATCTTGGCCGCCTTGGGCAGGCCGGTGGTGCCCGAGGTGAAGATGTACAGGGCGGTGTCACGGTTGGTCAGGCCCGAGCGGATCGAACGCGCCGGCCGGACCGACGATCCGCCGCGCACCGGCTTGTCGAGGCCGCGACGTTCATCCGCCTCATCCTCGTCGGCCAGACCCAGAACCCAGAGCATCAGATTGCGATCAACCAGAGAACGGGCGTCCTCGACCTTGCGCCAGCAATCCTCGTCCGTGACCACCTGCGACGCATTGGAGATGGTCAGGCAGTGGGCGAGGGCGTGGCCCGTCAGGTTGGTGTTGATCAGCGCCGTGCCGACCCCGACCTTGGCGAAGCCCATCCAGGCGGCGATGTACTCAGCCCGGTTCTGCATCACCAGGGCGACAGTGTCTCCGCGCTTGAGGCGACGGCTGACGGCCCAGTGCCCGAAGCGATTCGCCATGGCGTCGAGCTCGCGGTAGCTGATGCTGCGACGGTCATCCTGGATCGCGATGTGATCGGCGAACTTGTCGACGGCCTCTTCCCAGTCGTCACAGACGAGATCGGGGCTGTCCATGGTGATCGGCTTGATGCGTCCGAGCAGGAGTCGCAGGCCCTTCACGAACCGCATGTCGCGCCGGATGTTCGCTACCAGACCCATAGTCACGTCCACTCGTCAGAAGCCCCCTCCGGTGATGAACAAGCGGGCCTCCCGGGTCAACCGGTGGGGGAATCGCCGAGGCGTTTTTGATGGTTTGCGAACGGTTTGCGCGCCGATTGCCGCCGGGCGTGGCGCCGATGCGGCGGTGACGTAGGTCACTTCATCGCCTTTATTGCGGAGCTTTGCGGCGCGGACGGGATGAGTCGCTGCCCCAACTGTGGCGGGAACAGTGTTTCTTCGGGACATTCCGCCTCCTCGCGGAACCGCGATCTTCCTGGTGAGGTTTGGACCCCACGCTAAAGGAGGACCAGAGATGTCTGTGACCTATACCGACGACCGCAACGAAGCCCTGCGTGAGGAGACCTTCGTTCCCGTTTATGCTCGAACCCGTTCAAGCCGGACGCGCAAAAAGGGCGTCCGGACCTGGATGATCCTCGCGCCGGTGGGTTTGCTGGTGATCGGCGGCGCGGCCGCTGCGACGATGACGATGAACAGTGGCGACGCGACACCTCCGCTGGCCGAGCCGACGGCCACCGCTCCGGTGGTGTCACAGGCGCCGATGCCGATGACCGCTCCGACGGCCGAGGCGATGACGCCCACGGCGCCTGTCGAAGCCGCGCCGGCTCCGGTCGAGCGCGAAGCGGCGCCGGCCCCGGCTCGCCGTGAAGCGCCGGCTCGCCGCGCCGCGCCGCGGGCTGAGGCGGCCACTTCGGCTCCCGCGCCCGCTCCCAGCGTCCCGGTCCAGTCGTCGCCATCGACCACGACCCTGAACACAGCGCCGGCCCAGACCAACCCGGCTCCGGTCACGGTCCCGACGCCGCCGCCCCCGGTGATCACCGTTGAACCGCTGAACTGATCCGGCACAACGAGAAAAGCCCCGGCGATCCGCCGGGGCTTTTTGCCGGATCAGGCCGCGGGAGAGACCCGCCAGATGACATTGCCGACGTCATCGGCGACCAGCAGGCCGCCAAGGGCGTCGAACTGAACCCCAACCGGACGGCCCATTGCCTGACCGTCCTCGTTCAGGAAGCCGGTGAGGACGTCCTGCGGCGGGCCGTTCGGCGCACCGTTCGCGAAGGGCACGAAGATCACCTTGTAGCCGTTGCGCGGGATGCGGTTCCACGATCCATGCTGCCCGACAAAGGCGCCGCCACGATACCGGGCGGGGAACAGACTTCCTTCGCCGAAGGTCAGGCCCAGCGAAGCGGTGTGGGCGCCCAGCGCGTAGTCCGGCCGGACGGCGCGGGCGACGAGGGCGGGATCCTGCGGCTTCACCCGCTCGTCGACCGTCTGGCCGTAATAGCTGTACGGCCAGCCGTAGAAGGCGCCGGGCGTGACCGAAGTCATGTAGTCGGGGACCAGATCGTTCCCCAGTTCATCCCGCTCGTTGACCGCCACCCACAGCTTGCCGCTGTCCGGCTGCCAGGCCATGCCGACCGGATTGCGCAGGCCCGACGCATAGATGCGACGCGCGCCGGTGGCGGGATTGATTTCGAGAATGGCCGCGCGCTCGACCTCCTCGTCCATGCCGTTCTCGCCGATGTTCGAATTGGACCCGACGCCGACATACAGCCGCGAGCCGTCGGCGCTTGCGACGAGGCTCTTGGTCCAGTGATGGTTACGTCCGGCGGGCAGGTCCGCGATCTTGCGCGGGGGGGCGGCGATCCGCGTCTCGCCGGCCCGATAGGGGAAGGCGACGACGGCGTCGGCGTTGGCGACGTAGAGGGTGTCCCCGACCAGAGTCATGCCGAAGGGCGACATCAGGTTTTCGAGAAAGGCGGTCCGGGTCTCCGCCACCCCGTCGCCATTCGCGTCACGCAGCAGGGTGATGCGGTCGGCGCTGGCGGCGCGGGCGCCTGCACGGCGCATTATCAGGCCCTGCGCCCACGCCCGGAAGCCGCCGCCAGCGCCGTCATCCAGTCCCTCGGGCTTGGGCGGGGCGTTGCTTTCGGCGACCAGAATGTCGCCGTTGGGCAGCCGGTATAGCCAGCGGGGATGGTCCAGCCCGACTGCGAAGGCCTGCACGCGGAAGCCTGCGGCGGGAACGGGCATGCGCCCCTCGGGCCAACGGGTCGCCTCGGCGATGTTGACCGTCGGCAGCAGGGTCGTGCGGGGCGCCGGCAGCGTAGGGTTCGGGCCGAAGCCAACGGAGGGATCGAGCTTCGATTCCGTGCTGCACCCGACAAGGGTCAATACGGCGACGGCAGCGAGGGCGGCTATGCGCATGCGGTCTCTTTCACCTGGGGGGCAGGGCGGGAAACTCCAGACGGCTGACATCATAGCCCAGCGCGCGGGCGCGGCCAGTCAGCTGTTCGATCTGCGCCTGGGTCGGAACCTCGCGGGTGAAAATGAACAGCCGTTCGAAGGTCGGATCAGCCGAGATGAACCAGCTGTAGGCGTCGTCATGGTCCAGCACCCAGTAATCCCAGGTCACAAATCCGCCGAGGTAACGGACCCGAAGCTTGGTGTTGGTGCCGGGATCGAGGATCTCACCGCGTCCGCCGAGGGCTTTCTCGCGACCGCCCGGTTGGCCCTGCTCGCAGGTGTCACGGACGTCCACCCGGGTCGGCGATACGAGCACATAGTTCGACGCGCCTGCGACACAGCCGTCGGTCAGACGGTCGGGCAGCCGCGCGACCTCGATCCACCGACCGGACCAAAGGCGTTCGGCATCGACGGGTTTGAGCGGCTGGGGCGCCCGATATTCCGAGGGAGAGGGGGCGGTCACACAGGCCGAGAGGCCGGTGGTCAGCAGCAGGGTGACGGCAAGTGAACGCAAGGTCATGATGGTCTCCGCGCGATTTCAACACCGCTGATACGCCGCTGTTCCCGGATTGGACTTGTGGGGCGGCGCCGTCGCGCATATCTGCGGCGCCCACGGGAGAGGGCGTATGCAGCCGGCCATCGTTATTGAAGGTCTGACAAAGACCTATAAGTCGGGCGTGCAAGCGCTCAAACCGGTCGATCTGACCATCGGCAAGGGTGAGATCTTCGCCCTGCTGGGGCCGAACGGCGCGGGCAAGACCACGCTGATCTCGATCATCTGCGGGATCGTCAACGGCTCGACCGGCCGGGTGCTGGCCGACGGTCACGACATCCGCAAGGACTACCGGAAGGCCCGGACGGTCATCGGACTGGTGCCCCAGGAACTGACCACCGATGCCTTCGAGACCGTGCGGGCGACGGTGACCTTCAGCCGCGGCCTGTTCGGCAAGGCGCCGAACCCGGCCTACATCGAACAGATCCTTCGCGACCTCAGTCTCTGGGACAAGAAGGACGCCAAGATCATGACCCTGTCCGGCGGCATGAAGCGCCGGGTCATGATCGCCAAGGCCCTGAGCCACGAACCCGATATCCTGTTCCTCGATGAGCCGACCGCCGGCGTGGATGTTGAGCTGCGCAAGGACATGTGGGCCATGGTTCGCAAGCTGCGCGAGCGCGGCGTGACGATCATCCTGACCACCCACTACATCGAGGAAGCCGAGGAGATGGCTGATCGCGTGGGGGTGATCCTGAAGGGGCAACTGATCCTCGTGGAGGAAAAGACCGCCCTGATGAAGAAGCTGGGCAAGAAGACCCTGACCCTGCAACTGCAGGAGCCGGTGACGACGCTGCCCGCCGAACTGGCTGACTGGAAGGTCGAGCTGAAGAATGACGGCGCGGAGCTGGAATACGTCTTCGACGCCAATGCCGAGGACACCGGCGTGCCGGGCCTGCTGCGGCGGCTTGAGGCGATCGGGGTCGGCTTCAAGGACCTGTCCACCCGCCAGAGCTCGCTTGAGGACATCTTCGTGGGTCTTGTGCACCAGTCAAAGGCGGAGGCGGCGTGATGGCGTTCAACGGTTATGGCGTCTGGGCCATCTATCGTTTCGAGATGGCGCGCGCCCTGCGCACCTTCTGGCAGTCGATC
Coding sequences within it:
- a CDS encoding long-chain-acyl-CoA synthetase — its product is MGLVANIRRDMRFVKGLRLLLGRIKPITMDSPDLVCDDWEEAVDKFADHIAIQDDRRSISYRELDAMANRFGHWAVSRRLKRGDTVALVMQNRAEYIAAWMGFAKVGVGTALINTNLTGHALAHCLTISNASQVVTDEDCWRKVEDARSLVDRNLMLWVLGLADEDEADERRGLDKPVRGGSSVRPARSIRSGLTNRDTALYIFTSGTTGLPKAAKITHARARTYMRAFAGATAGTDKDVTFNVLPLYHSTGGLVGIGPALLNGGRLVLRKRFSASSFWPDVKASGATLFVYIGELCRYLVNCPEAPDERSHKLRLAFGNGLRPDVWEDFQKRFAVPNIMEFYGSTEGNVSLFNFDGKAGAIGRIPGFLKKQINCKLVRFDIDTELPVRGADGLCQLAKPGEVGEAIGMIGDDTRHAFSGYADKAASEKKILRDVFVRGDRWFRTGDLMKQDSDGYIYFIDRIGDTYRWKGENVSTAEVEQRLADAPGVKEVIAYGVPVPGQEGKAGMVALVIDGRFSAKTFAEWVDQELPSYARPAFVRLIKEAETTGTFKYRKVDLVADGFDPEKVDGALYVRGGKSGYTKLTEAARAGILSGETRL
- a CDS encoding sorbosone dehydrogenase family protein, which gives rise to MRIAALAAVAVLTLVGCSTESKLDPSVGFGPNPTLPAPRTTLLPTVNIAEATRWPEGRMPVPAAGFRVQAFAVGLDHPRWLYRLPNGDILVAESNAPPKPEGLDDGAGGGFRAWAQGLIMRRAGARAASADRITLLRDANGDGVAETRTAFLENLMSPFGMTLVGDTLYVANADAVVAFPYRAGETRIAAPPRKIADLPAGRNHHWTKSLVASADGSRLYVGVGSNSNIGENGMDEEVERAAILEINPATGARRIYASGLRNPVGMAWQPDSGKLWVAVNERDELGNDLVPDYMTSVTPGAFYGWPYSYYGQTVDERVKPQDPALVARAVRPDYALGAHTASLGLTFGEGSLFPARYRGGAFVGQHGSWNRIPRNGYKVIFVPFANGAPNGPPQDVLTGFLNEDGQAMGRPVGVQFDALGGLLVADDVGNVIWRVSPAA
- a CDS encoding lipocalin family protein gives rise to the protein MTLRSLAVTLLLTTGLSACVTAPSPSEYRAPQPLKPVDAERLWSGRWIEVARLPDRLTDGCVAGASNYVLVSPTRVDVRDTCEQGQPGGREKALGGRGEILDPGTNTKLRVRYLGGFVTWDYWVLDHDDAYSWFISADPTFERLFIFTREVPTQAQIEQLTGRARALGYDVSRLEFPALPPR
- a CDS encoding ABC transporter ATP-binding protein, with the protein product MQPAIVIEGLTKTYKSGVQALKPVDLTIGKGEIFALLGPNGAGKTTLISIICGIVNGSTGRVLADGHDIRKDYRKARTVIGLVPQELTTDAFETVRATVTFSRGLFGKAPNPAYIEQILRDLSLWDKKDAKIMTLSGGMKRRVMIAKALSHEPDILFLDEPTAGVDVELRKDMWAMVRKLRERGVTIILTTHYIEEAEEMADRVGVILKGQLILVEEKTALMKKLGKKTLTLQLQEPVTTLPAELADWKVELKNDGAELEYVFDANAEDTGVPGLLRRLEAIGVGFKDLSTRQSSLEDIFVGLVHQSKAEAA